A single Xiphias gladius isolate SHS-SW01 ecotype Sanya breed wild chromosome 18, ASM1685928v1, whole genome shotgun sequence DNA region contains:
- the ttpal gene encoding alpha-tocopherol transfer protein-like isoform X2, producing the protein MFYFTASPGQSMADQHESIDLRSPPVDPSAAAGHSWFPVIPPPIYSCTLTPELVAKAREELQEKPEWRLRDVQALRDMILKEQPNLRTRLDDTFLLRFLRARKFDYDRALQLLLNYHAGRKAWPEVFQDLKPSTVKHVLDLGFLTVLPQPDPNGRYILCLRPGKWKPNDYPFVDNVRAIYLTLEKLIQPEETQVNGIVILADYTGVGMSQASNPGPFLAKKVVSILQDGFPIRIKAVNIINEPRIFKGIFAIIKPFLKEKMAERYILHGSDLRSLHRNIPRSVLPEEYGGTAGHLDMCAWSRLLLDCEEEFIVEFCQPDPLEGVLLPDAMLFAGEQTSGQDDDTFRGLRSQLYYCY; encoded by the exons ATGTTCTACTTCACTG CTTCTCCCGGTCAGTCCATGGCCGATCAGCATGAGTCCATCGATCTCAGGTCTCCTCCAGTGGACccatcagcagctgcaggacaCAGCTGGTTCCCTGTGATCCCTCCACCCATCTATTCCTGCACCCTGACCCCTGAACTGGTGGCCAAGGCACGGGAGGAGCTCCAGGAGAAACCAGAATGGCGTCTCCGGGATGTCCAAGCACTGAGAGACATGATACTGAAG GAACAGCCCAATCTCCGGACAAGGCTGGACGACACCTTCCTCCTGCGCTTCCTGCGGGCCAGGAAGTTTGACTACGACCGTgccctgcagctgctgctcaaTTACCACGCAGGTCGTAAAGCCTGGCCCGAGGTGTTCCAGGACCTGAAGCCATCCACAGTGAAGCACGTCCTGGACCTGGGCTTTCTCACGGTCCTGCCGCAGCCGGACCCCAATGGAAGATACATACTGTGTCTTCGGCCAG GAAAATGGAAACCAAATGATTATCCATTTGTTGACAATGTGAGGGCCATTTATCTGACTCTGGAGAAGCTTATCCAGCCAGAGGAAACGCAGGTGAACGGTATCGTCATCTTAGCCGACTACACCGGAGTGGGCATGTCACAGGCATCCAACCCAGGCCCGTTCCTTGCCAAAAAAGTTGTGAGCATCCTCCAG GATGGGTTTCCAATCAGAATCAAGGCTGTTAACATAATTAACGAGCCCAGGATCTTCAAAGGCATCTTTGCCATAATTAAGCCGTTTCTGAAGGAGAAGATGGCAGAGAGG TACATCCTCCACGGCTCAGATCTGCGCTCCCTGCACCGGAACATCCCCCGCTCGGTCCTGCCAGAGGAGTACGGTGGCACCGCGGGCCACCTGGACATGTGCGCGTGGTCCAGACTGCTGCTGGACTGTGAGGAGGAGTTTATAGTGGAGTTCTGCCAACCGGATCCACTAGAGGGCGTGCTGCTCCCAGACGCCATGCTGTTTGCAGGAGAGCAGACCAGCGGGCAGGACGACGACACCTTCAGGGGGCTGCGCTCCCAACTTTACTACTGTTACTGA
- the ttpal gene encoding alpha-tocopherol transfer protein-like isoform X1 yields MLIKGLYVGPRRSMLNAFSASPGQSMADQHESIDLRSPPVDPSAAAGHSWFPVIPPPIYSCTLTPELVAKAREELQEKPEWRLRDVQALRDMILKEQPNLRTRLDDTFLLRFLRARKFDYDRALQLLLNYHAGRKAWPEVFQDLKPSTVKHVLDLGFLTVLPQPDPNGRYILCLRPGKWKPNDYPFVDNVRAIYLTLEKLIQPEETQVNGIVILADYTGVGMSQASNPGPFLAKKVVSILQDGFPIRIKAVNIINEPRIFKGIFAIIKPFLKEKMAERYILHGSDLRSLHRNIPRSVLPEEYGGTAGHLDMCAWSRLLLDCEEEFIVEFCQPDPLEGVLLPDAMLFAGEQTSGQDDDTFRGLRSQLYYCY; encoded by the exons ATGCTCATAAAAGGCCTCTACGTCGGTCCTAGAAGGTCAATGTTAAACGCATTTTCGG CTTCTCCCGGTCAGTCCATGGCCGATCAGCATGAGTCCATCGATCTCAGGTCTCCTCCAGTGGACccatcagcagctgcaggacaCAGCTGGTTCCCTGTGATCCCTCCACCCATCTATTCCTGCACCCTGACCCCTGAACTGGTGGCCAAGGCACGGGAGGAGCTCCAGGAGAAACCAGAATGGCGTCTCCGGGATGTCCAAGCACTGAGAGACATGATACTGAAG GAACAGCCCAATCTCCGGACAAGGCTGGACGACACCTTCCTCCTGCGCTTCCTGCGGGCCAGGAAGTTTGACTACGACCGTgccctgcagctgctgctcaaTTACCACGCAGGTCGTAAAGCCTGGCCCGAGGTGTTCCAGGACCTGAAGCCATCCACAGTGAAGCACGTCCTGGACCTGGGCTTTCTCACGGTCCTGCCGCAGCCGGACCCCAATGGAAGATACATACTGTGTCTTCGGCCAG GAAAATGGAAACCAAATGATTATCCATTTGTTGACAATGTGAGGGCCATTTATCTGACTCTGGAGAAGCTTATCCAGCCAGAGGAAACGCAGGTGAACGGTATCGTCATCTTAGCCGACTACACCGGAGTGGGCATGTCACAGGCATCCAACCCAGGCCCGTTCCTTGCCAAAAAAGTTGTGAGCATCCTCCAG GATGGGTTTCCAATCAGAATCAAGGCTGTTAACATAATTAACGAGCCCAGGATCTTCAAAGGCATCTTTGCCATAATTAAGCCGTTTCTGAAGGAGAAGATGGCAGAGAGG TACATCCTCCACGGCTCAGATCTGCGCTCCCTGCACCGGAACATCCCCCGCTCGGTCCTGCCAGAGGAGTACGGTGGCACCGCGGGCCACCTGGACATGTGCGCGTGGTCCAGACTGCTGCTGGACTGTGAGGAGGAGTTTATAGTGGAGTTCTGCCAACCGGATCCACTAGAGGGCGTGCTGCTCCCAGACGCCATGCTGTTTGCAGGAGAGCAGACCAGCGGGCAGGACGACGACACCTTCAGGGGGCTGCGCTCCCAACTTTACTACTGTTACTGA
- the ttpal gene encoding alpha-tocopherol transfer protein-like isoform X3: MADQHESIDLRSPPVDPSAAAGHSWFPVIPPPIYSCTLTPELVAKAREELQEKPEWRLRDVQALRDMILKEQPNLRTRLDDTFLLRFLRARKFDYDRALQLLLNYHAGRKAWPEVFQDLKPSTVKHVLDLGFLTVLPQPDPNGRYILCLRPGKWKPNDYPFVDNVRAIYLTLEKLIQPEETQVNGIVILADYTGVGMSQASNPGPFLAKKVVSILQDGFPIRIKAVNIINEPRIFKGIFAIIKPFLKEKMAERYILHGSDLRSLHRNIPRSVLPEEYGGTAGHLDMCAWSRLLLDCEEEFIVEFCQPDPLEGVLLPDAMLFAGEQTSGQDDDTFRGLRSQLYYCY; the protein is encoded by the exons ATGGCCGATCAGCATGAGTCCATCGATCTCAGGTCTCCTCCAGTGGACccatcagcagctgcaggacaCAGCTGGTTCCCTGTGATCCCTCCACCCATCTATTCCTGCACCCTGACCCCTGAACTGGTGGCCAAGGCACGGGAGGAGCTCCAGGAGAAACCAGAATGGCGTCTCCGGGATGTCCAAGCACTGAGAGACATGATACTGAAG GAACAGCCCAATCTCCGGACAAGGCTGGACGACACCTTCCTCCTGCGCTTCCTGCGGGCCAGGAAGTTTGACTACGACCGTgccctgcagctgctgctcaaTTACCACGCAGGTCGTAAAGCCTGGCCCGAGGTGTTCCAGGACCTGAAGCCATCCACAGTGAAGCACGTCCTGGACCTGGGCTTTCTCACGGTCCTGCCGCAGCCGGACCCCAATGGAAGATACATACTGTGTCTTCGGCCAG GAAAATGGAAACCAAATGATTATCCATTTGTTGACAATGTGAGGGCCATTTATCTGACTCTGGAGAAGCTTATCCAGCCAGAGGAAACGCAGGTGAACGGTATCGTCATCTTAGCCGACTACACCGGAGTGGGCATGTCACAGGCATCCAACCCAGGCCCGTTCCTTGCCAAAAAAGTTGTGAGCATCCTCCAG GATGGGTTTCCAATCAGAATCAAGGCTGTTAACATAATTAACGAGCCCAGGATCTTCAAAGGCATCTTTGCCATAATTAAGCCGTTTCTGAAGGAGAAGATGGCAGAGAGG TACATCCTCCACGGCTCAGATCTGCGCTCCCTGCACCGGAACATCCCCCGCTCGGTCCTGCCAGAGGAGTACGGTGGCACCGCGGGCCACCTGGACATGTGCGCGTGGTCCAGACTGCTGCTGGACTGTGAGGAGGAGTTTATAGTGGAGTTCTGCCAACCGGATCCACTAGAGGGCGTGCTGCTCCCAGACGCCATGCTGTTTGCAGGAGAGCAGACCAGCGGGCAGGACGACGACACCTTCAGGGGGCTGCGCTCCCAACTTTACTACTGTTACTGA